The sequence below is a genomic window from bacterium.
TTCCCCTTCGATCTTCAGCCCTGAATCCTCGACGGCCATCTTGGCGGCCGCCATGGCGTAATGGGTGTAGCGGTCCATCCGGCGCAGTTCCTTGCGGTCTATGAACTGGGACGGGTCAAAGTTCTTGACCTCGCCGGCGATCCGCGCGCTATATTTTGATACGTCGAACCGGGTGATCTGCCCAATCCCGTTCCGGCCCTCGGTCAGACTTTTCCAAAATTCATCCAGACTGTTTCCCACGGGGGATATGACCCCCATCCCGGTGATGACAACCCTTCGTTTCATAATCTTTTTCTATCTGCCGTTGTTGTTTTTGGTATGGAGAGGCGCCTGCTTTAAAAAGCGCCTCTCCTGTTTCTGCTTGGGATCAGGGTATTTATTTCCCGGCCTTCTCGGCCATCTTCTTTTCGATATATTCCACCGCCACGCCTACCTTGGTAAGCTTTTCGGCTTCGTCGTCCGGGATCTCCATCCCGAATTTCTCTTCCAGGGCCATCACCAGTTCCACGGTGTCCAGTGAATCGGCGCCCAGATCCTCGATGAACGAGGCCTCCATGGTCACCTGCGAAGCGTCCA
It includes:
- a CDS encoding acyl carrier protein, which encodes MAIIDDVKKIVIDRLGVDASQVTMEASFIEDLGADSLDTVELVMALEEKFGMEIPDDEAEKLTKVGVAVEYIEKKMAEKAGK